A single genomic interval of Euwallacea similis isolate ESF13 chromosome 2, ESF131.1, whole genome shotgun sequence harbors:
- the LOC136419558 gene encoding BRCA1-associated protein isoform X1: MSDLVSKCVLRVEVNDPHQPPESTPSESQGAEAKAPDSKPKGKSEKLLHSITVETFPSNLENHRDDWGLLPVSSREQTPMTEKDPVELAEDKGEIGFFSGNPFVEVTKGILHLYKEDVLTSREDAVTLCILGVPCSMTCHDILAFTAPCHGDISHIRVLRDSVPNQFMCLLTFRDHEAAMEFYFSYNGTPFSSLEPDLLCRIVWVSRVEWAHDGVPPPGHTELPTCPVCLERMDESVDGVLTILCNHAFHASCLEQWGDTTCPVCRCVQSPEQSETSECEKCGKVSPDALWICLICGHVGCGRYLGGHAASHYRESGHCYALQLGSHRVWDYKGDNFVHRLLQNKADGKLIPAEGPASEAECTQEKIDSVQLEFTYLLTSQLEEQRMYFEDKMALLESRLATETQGLQKDMNEVAEENKELRLKLRVTLKEKQTLEKKFQQQNAKLSSTLHELNEEKQLGKALRNNQQQWNARLETLERNLIELQAKKDQEVGELKEQVRDLMFFINAQEVIEKSEDKEDIAQGTVTVGAASQSSSRSKKGKKRK; encoded by the exons aTGTCAGATTTAGTTTCTAAGTGCGTTTTGCGGGTGGAAGTCAACGACCCGCATCAGCCCCCAG AATCCACCCCTTCTGAGTCTCAAGGAGCCGAAGCAAAGGCGCCAGACTCAAAACCCAAAGGCAAAAGCGAAAAACTGCTTCATAGCATCACTGTGGAGACTTTTCCAAGTAACCTGGAAAACCACAGGGATGATTGGGGACTGCTGCCAGTCTCCTCTCGGGAACAAACTCCTATGACTGAGAAAGACCCTGTGGAGTTAGCGGAAGATAAAGGGGAGATAGGGTTCTTTAGTGGAAATCCTTTTGTTGAGGTCACAAAAGGAATCTTACATTTATATAAAGAAGA tgTTTTAACTAGCAGGGAAGATGCAGTAACCCTCTGCATATTGGGAGTCCCCTGTTCAATGACTTGTCATGATATTCTGGCCTTCACAGCTCCTTGTCATGGAGATATTAGCCATATAAGAGTTTTAAGAGACTCTGTGCCAAATCAATTTATGTGTCTGCTAAC GTTTCGCGATCATGAAGCAGCAATGGAATTCTATTTCTCCTATAATGGGACCCCATTCAGCAGCCTTGAACCTGACCTTTTATGCCGCATTGTCTGGGTGTCTCGAGTGGAATGGGCTCACGATGGGGTGCCCCCTCCGGGTCACACGGAGCTACCCACATGCCCTGTTTGTTTAg AGCGAATGGACGAGTCTGTAGATGGAGTATTAACTATATTGTGTAATCATGCTTTTCATGCTAGTTGCCTGGAGCAGTGGGGAGACACAACTTGCCCAGTATGTCG aTGCGTTCAAAGTCCGGAACAATCCGAAACATCGGAATGCGAAAAGTGCGGAAAAGTCTCCCCCGATGCTTTATGGATTTGCCTGATTTGTGGCCACGTTGGCTGTGGAAG ATATTTAGGCGGACATGCCGCCTCTCATTACCGAGAATCCGGACATTGCTACGCCCTCCAGTTAGGTTCCCATAGAGTGTGGGATTATAAAG GTGACAACTTTGTCCATAGATTGCTACAAAACAAAGCCGATGGCAAGTTGATCCCGGCGGAAGGGCCTGCCTCTGAAGCGGAATGTACTCAAGAAAAAATCGACTCGGTACAACTTGAATTTACCTATCTTTTAACATCTCAGCTGGAAGAACAGCGTATGTACTTTGAGGACAAAATGGCGCT CTTGGAAAGTCGATTGGCGACTGAAACCCAAGGCCTACAGAAAGACATGAACGAGGTAGCGGAAGAAAATAAGGAATTACGGTTGAAGCTGCGCGTAACCCTCAAAGAGAAACAAACATTAGAGAAGAAGTTCCAACAGCAAAACGCAAA ATTGTCTTCAACTCTACATGAGCTGAATGAGGAGAAACAGCTGGGAAAAGCATTGAGGAACAATCAGCAGCAGTGGAATGCGCGATTGGAAACGTTAGAACGGAATTTGATAGAGCTGCAAGCTAAAAAAGACCAAGAAGTGGGAGAATTGAAGGAGCAAGTTAGAGATCTGATGTTTTTCATAAACGCCCAAGAG GTGATAGAGAAGTCTGAAGATAAAGAAGATATTGCGCAAGGCACTGTGACGGTTGGGGCGGCATCTCAATCCTCCTCAAGAAGCAAGAAAGGCAAGAAGCGCAAATAA
- the LOC136419558 gene encoding BRCA1-associated protein isoform X2, with the protein MSDLVSKCVLRVEVNDPHQPPESTPSESQGAEAKAPDSKPKGKSEKLLHSITVETFPSNLENHRDDWGLLPVSSREQTPMTEKDPVELAEDKGEIGFFSGNPFVEVTKGILHLYKEDREDAVTLCILGVPCSMTCHDILAFTAPCHGDISHIRVLRDSVPNQFMCLLTFRDHEAAMEFYFSYNGTPFSSLEPDLLCRIVWVSRVEWAHDGVPPPGHTELPTCPVCLERMDESVDGVLTILCNHAFHASCLEQWGDTTCPVCRCVQSPEQSETSECEKCGKVSPDALWICLICGHVGCGRYLGGHAASHYRESGHCYALQLGSHRVWDYKGDNFVHRLLQNKADGKLIPAEGPASEAECTQEKIDSVQLEFTYLLTSQLEEQRMYFEDKMALLESRLATETQGLQKDMNEVAEENKELRLKLRVTLKEKQTLEKKFQQQNAKLSSTLHELNEEKQLGKALRNNQQQWNARLETLERNLIELQAKKDQEVGELKEQVRDLMFFINAQEVIEKSEDKEDIAQGTVTVGAASQSSSRSKKGKKRK; encoded by the exons aTGTCAGATTTAGTTTCTAAGTGCGTTTTGCGGGTGGAAGTCAACGACCCGCATCAGCCCCCAG AATCCACCCCTTCTGAGTCTCAAGGAGCCGAAGCAAAGGCGCCAGACTCAAAACCCAAAGGCAAAAGCGAAAAACTGCTTCATAGCATCACTGTGGAGACTTTTCCAAGTAACCTGGAAAACCACAGGGATGATTGGGGACTGCTGCCAGTCTCCTCTCGGGAACAAACTCCTATGACTGAGAAAGACCCTGTGGAGTTAGCGGAAGATAAAGGGGAGATAGGGTTCTTTAGTGGAAATCCTTTTGTTGAGGTCACAAAAGGAATCTTACATTTATATAAAGAAGA CAGGGAAGATGCAGTAACCCTCTGCATATTGGGAGTCCCCTGTTCAATGACTTGTCATGATATTCTGGCCTTCACAGCTCCTTGTCATGGAGATATTAGCCATATAAGAGTTTTAAGAGACTCTGTGCCAAATCAATTTATGTGTCTGCTAAC GTTTCGCGATCATGAAGCAGCAATGGAATTCTATTTCTCCTATAATGGGACCCCATTCAGCAGCCTTGAACCTGACCTTTTATGCCGCATTGTCTGGGTGTCTCGAGTGGAATGGGCTCACGATGGGGTGCCCCCTCCGGGTCACACGGAGCTACCCACATGCCCTGTTTGTTTAg AGCGAATGGACGAGTCTGTAGATGGAGTATTAACTATATTGTGTAATCATGCTTTTCATGCTAGTTGCCTGGAGCAGTGGGGAGACACAACTTGCCCAGTATGTCG aTGCGTTCAAAGTCCGGAACAATCCGAAACATCGGAATGCGAAAAGTGCGGAAAAGTCTCCCCCGATGCTTTATGGATTTGCCTGATTTGTGGCCACGTTGGCTGTGGAAG ATATTTAGGCGGACATGCCGCCTCTCATTACCGAGAATCCGGACATTGCTACGCCCTCCAGTTAGGTTCCCATAGAGTGTGGGATTATAAAG GTGACAACTTTGTCCATAGATTGCTACAAAACAAAGCCGATGGCAAGTTGATCCCGGCGGAAGGGCCTGCCTCTGAAGCGGAATGTACTCAAGAAAAAATCGACTCGGTACAACTTGAATTTACCTATCTTTTAACATCTCAGCTGGAAGAACAGCGTATGTACTTTGAGGACAAAATGGCGCT CTTGGAAAGTCGATTGGCGACTGAAACCCAAGGCCTACAGAAAGACATGAACGAGGTAGCGGAAGAAAATAAGGAATTACGGTTGAAGCTGCGCGTAACCCTCAAAGAGAAACAAACATTAGAGAAGAAGTTCCAACAGCAAAACGCAAA ATTGTCTTCAACTCTACATGAGCTGAATGAGGAGAAACAGCTGGGAAAAGCATTGAGGAACAATCAGCAGCAGTGGAATGCGCGATTGGAAACGTTAGAACGGAATTTGATAGAGCTGCAAGCTAAAAAAGACCAAGAAGTGGGAGAATTGAAGGAGCAAGTTAGAGATCTGATGTTTTTCATAAACGCCCAAGAG GTGATAGAGAAGTCTGAAGATAAAGAAGATATTGCGCAAGGCACTGTGACGGTTGGGGCGGCATCTCAATCCTCCTCAAGAAGCAAGAAAGGCAAGAAGCGCAAATAA